One stretch of Glycine soja cultivar W05 chromosome 7, ASM419377v2, whole genome shotgun sequence DNA includes these proteins:
- the LOC114418492 gene encoding F-box protein PP2-A13-like: MGASFSSCVCDGDATPSRPRLGDIPESCVALVLMYLDPPDICKLARLNRAFRDASVADFIWESKLPSNYKFIVEKALKDASVEELGKRDIYARLCRPNSFDNGTKEIWLDKRTGGVCLAISSQALRITGIDDRRYWSRISTEESRFHTVAYLQQIWWLEVEGDVDFQFPPGSYNVFFRLQLGRSSKRLGRRVCKTDDVHGWDIKPVKFQLTTSDGQHAVSQSHLDNPGNWILYHAGNFVSKNPNDLMKIKISLTQIDCTHTKGGLCVDSVFICNSDVKKEV; the protein is encoded by the exons ATGGGTGCTAGTTTTTCCTCTTGTGTTTGTGATGGTGATGCTACCCCTTCGAGGCCAAGGCTTGGGGACATACCCGAGAGTTGTGTGGCATTGGTGTTGATGTATTTGGACCCACCGGATATTTGCAAGCTTGCACGATTGAACAGGGCGTTTCGCGATGCTTCGGTGGCGGATTTCATTTGGGAATCGAAGTTGCCTTCGAATTATAAGTTCATTGTGGAGAAAGCTTTGAAGGATGCCTCTGTGGAAGAATTGGGGAAGAGGGATATTTATGCCAGACTCTGCAGGCCTAATTCGTTTGACAATGGGACCAAG GAAATTTGGCTGGATAAGAGGACAGGTGGGGTGTGTTTGGCGATTTCTTCCCAAGCTTTGAGGATTACAGGGATAGATGATCGGAGATATTGGAGTCGCATTTCAACTGAAGAGTCAAG ATTCCACACAGTTGCTTATCTTCAACAAATTTGGTGGCTTGAAGTGGAAGGAGATGTTGATTTTCAATTTCCTCCTGGGTCATACAATGTGTTCTTTAGACTCCAGCTTGGCCGGTCATCCAAGAGATTGGGTCGACGAGTTTGTAAGACGGACGACGTTCATGGCTGGGATATAAAACCTGTAAAATTTCAGCTAACAACTTCTGATGGTCAGCATGCTGTATCCCAAAGTCATTTGGATAATCCAGGGAACTGGATTCTCTACCATGCAGGAAACTTTGTTTCCAAGAATCCTAATGATCTGATGAAGATCAAAATTTCATTGACTCAAATTGATTGTACGCACACCAAAGGCGGTTTGTGTGTAGATTCTGTATTTATATGCAATAGCGATGTAAAAAAAGAGGTGTAG